Proteins encoded together in one Variovorax paradoxus EPS window:
- the rfbC gene encoding dTDP-4-dehydrorhamnose 3,5-epimerase, protein MKISPTIIPDVLILEPKVFGDARGFFLESYNEEVFRRATGSDLAFKQDNHSRSSKGVLRGLHYQVKQPQGKLVRVVQGAVFDVAVDIRPTSPTFGKWVGVELNESNHRQLWVPPGLAHGFLVLSETADFLYKTTDYYAPAHERSIAWNDPAIGIDWPLSGASPVLSAKDAAAPTLAESIAGDGP, encoded by the coding sequence ATGAAGATTTCTCCCACCATCATTCCGGACGTCTTGATCCTGGAGCCCAAGGTCTTCGGTGACGCCCGAGGTTTCTTCCTCGAAAGCTACAACGAAGAAGTTTTCCGCCGTGCCACGGGCTCGGACCTGGCGTTCAAGCAAGACAACCACTCACGTTCGTCCAAGGGCGTGCTGCGTGGCTTGCACTATCAGGTCAAGCAGCCGCAAGGAAAGCTGGTGCGCGTGGTTCAGGGCGCGGTGTTCGACGTTGCAGTGGACATCCGGCCAACCTCCCCGACTTTCGGGAAATGGGTGGGCGTGGAGCTCAACGAAAGCAATCATCGACAACTCTGGGTGCCGCCCGGCCTGGCGCACGGCTTTCTCGTATTGAGCGAGACGGCAGACTTTCTCTACAAGACCACCGACTACTACGCGCCCGCCCATGAGCGGAGCATCGCGTGGAACGACCCGGCGATCGGGATCGATTGGCCCCTTTCGGGCGCCTCGCCGGTGCTGTCCGCCAAGGACGCCGCGGCACCAACGCTTGCCGAAAGCATCGCCGGAGATGGCCCTTGA
- the galE gene encoding UDP-glucose 4-epimerase GalE, translated as MILVTGGAGYIGSHTCVELARAGYEFVVLDNFSNSTPVVLERIERITGQPVRWHEGDIRDRATLDRIFAQYPISAVLHFAGLKAVTESIDRPIDYFDNNVHGSIALVGAMERAGCKTLVFSSSATVYGPEQPMPVAESAPLTVSNPYGRTKLVVEDLLYELSRSDPQWRIATLRYFNPVGAHDSGLIGESPVGTPSNLMPLVCQVAAGLRPAVQIFGDDYPSPDGTGIRDFVHVMDLADGHVAALAFLERNQTHIVVNLGTGRGASVMDVIKAFERLSGRRIPYEIVSRRAADIGISFADVSLANELLGWVAKRDLDDMCRDAWRWQSANGQ; from the coding sequence TTGATTCTGGTGACCGGAGGCGCCGGGTATATCGGATCTCACACATGCGTTGAACTGGCGCGCGCGGGGTACGAATTTGTCGTTCTGGACAATTTCTCCAACAGCACCCCGGTTGTCCTCGAACGCATCGAGCGCATCACCGGGCAACCGGTGCGTTGGCATGAAGGCGACATCCGCGACCGAGCGACGCTCGACCGGATCTTCGCGCAGTACCCGATCTCCGCCGTCTTGCATTTCGCCGGCCTGAAAGCCGTGACCGAGTCGATCGATCGCCCGATCGACTATTTCGACAACAACGTTCATGGCTCCATCGCTCTCGTGGGGGCCATGGAGCGTGCAGGGTGCAAGACCCTGGTGTTCTCGTCGTCGGCGACGGTCTATGGCCCCGAGCAGCCGATGCCCGTGGCCGAGAGCGCACCCCTCACCGTGAGCAATCCATATGGCCGCACCAAGCTGGTCGTGGAGGACCTGCTCTACGAGTTGAGCCGTTCGGATCCGCAGTGGCGAATTGCGACGCTGCGGTATTTCAATCCGGTGGGTGCGCACGACAGCGGCCTGATCGGCGAGAGCCCTGTGGGCACACCTAGCAACCTGATGCCGCTCGTGTGCCAGGTTGCCGCGGGGCTCCGGCCTGCCGTGCAGATCTTTGGCGACGACTACCCGAGCCCCGATGGCACGGGGATCCGCGATTTCGTCCATGTCATGGACCTTGCGGACGGACACGTGGCCGCACTGGCTTTCCTCGAACGGAATCAGACGCACATCGTGGTCAATCTCGGCACCGGGCGTGGTGCTTCGGTGATGGACGTGATCAAGGCGTTCGAGCGATTGAGCGGCCGGCGCATCCCGTATGAAATCGTGTCGCGCCGCGCGGCCGACATCGGCATCAGTTTTGCCGACGTCAGCCTCGCGAACGAGTTGCTGGGGTGGGTCGCCAAGCGCGACCTCGACGACATGTGCCGCGATGCGTGGCGATGGCAATCCGCGAACGGCCAGTGA
- a CDS encoding glycosyltransferase family 2 protein — MDRLVFVSTGLFPCTPDAAGRVTSDLLRALDEADRQRATLVMVDAAVDRVSFEAAFPNVTLVEVDTRIDQDRFADSRQHPPESAYSNTSAHWRSACVFRALSALSESQPIQYLEFQDAGGLAFCTLQESRLQGFLPDATIVVRLCGSHTALMHAEALPLSIEDLNLSDLERKCLRDCDFVIAPSPAVSEATREMFGFSPEEWEPRVVCHAPPVLSGDVTGVVHAVSPASDQAIVFSADLRRSERPDLFVRGVAGFMRQCPSYTGAMKLAGHCPDERYIAQIERLVPPMFSERASFIPELAPHTREALVGGATVVCPGASPAREMAAIEASLLGARVILNETNPAFGEGTRWRDGVNCLKFDGTVDGLVGALERNFEDKAPLTPVQYAQEPGPWHVATRQRPLWRVLQERPLVSVVVPHHNLGSYLTATLDNLAAQSYRNIEIVVVDDASTDAQSLRVIDELAFKEDARLKIARLTANVGLAAARNIGVRLATGRYVLTLDADDLIHPRFLEVGVAALENSAEFDIVVTPAGYFLDGEAEPTPGEAANFCDYAMFSGEAVVAGLLENRFSTATALFRKSALDDFPYVESLNCYEDWSLFMRMCDAGRRFLVTTDVFFFYRRRLNSMVHASRDLARKRIEYGDLLRTSAPHAVAQKSRHLLIGIGAAVAGNQAGAEPKVIEEPLDNTEATAEELIQGLFGPGGQYDEQVVFASLKASRWLERKVPWMIRGSMLAARWTWRAYRFVRGRR; from the coding sequence ATGGATCGCCTCGTCTTCGTTTCCACCGGACTGTTTCCCTGCACACCTGACGCGGCAGGCCGGGTGACGTCCGACCTGCTTCGCGCCCTCGACGAAGCAGACCGCCAACGTGCGACCCTGGTCATGGTCGACGCAGCCGTCGACCGTGTGTCGTTCGAGGCCGCCTTTCCGAACGTGACACTCGTCGAGGTCGATACCCGCATCGATCAGGATCGATTCGCGGATTCGCGTCAGCATCCCCCCGAATCGGCCTACTCGAACACATCTGCGCACTGGCGTTCGGCATGCGTGTTCAGGGCGCTTTCGGCGTTGAGCGAGAGCCAGCCGATCCAGTACCTGGAGTTTCAGGATGCGGGCGGGCTCGCCTTCTGCACGCTGCAGGAAAGCCGGCTGCAGGGCTTCCTGCCCGATGCCACCATCGTGGTTCGCCTCTGCGGATCTCACACCGCGTTGATGCATGCCGAGGCCTTGCCGCTGTCCATCGAGGATCTGAATCTCAGTGACCTGGAGCGCAAATGCCTGCGCGATTGCGATTTCGTCATTGCGCCGAGCCCTGCAGTGAGCGAGGCCACGCGCGAGATGTTTGGTTTTTCTCCAGAGGAATGGGAGCCGAGGGTCGTTTGCCACGCACCGCCGGTTTTGTCTGGCGATGTCACTGGCGTTGTACATGCGGTCTCCCCAGCTTCCGACCAGGCCATTGTCTTCAGCGCCGATCTGCGGAGATCGGAACGCCCCGACCTCTTCGTGCGCGGAGTTGCCGGTTTCATGCGCCAGTGTCCGAGCTACACGGGCGCGATGAAGCTCGCAGGCCATTGCCCTGACGAGCGCTACATCGCGCAGATCGAGCGCCTGGTTCCGCCGATGTTCAGCGAGCGCGCCAGCTTCATCCCGGAACTGGCGCCGCACACGCGTGAAGCGCTCGTCGGAGGCGCAACCGTCGTTTGCCCCGGTGCGTCCCCGGCGCGCGAGATGGCCGCCATCGAGGCGTCGCTCTTGGGCGCACGGGTGATCCTGAACGAAACGAATCCGGCCTTCGGCGAAGGCACGCGATGGCGTGACGGTGTCAATTGCCTGAAATTCGACGGAACGGTCGATGGACTGGTTGGCGCGCTGGAGCGCAATTTCGAGGACAAGGCGCCACTGACCCCGGTGCAGTACGCGCAAGAACCTGGGCCATGGCATGTCGCAACCAGGCAAAGGCCTCTGTGGCGTGTGCTGCAGGAACGGCCTCTGGTTTCCGTTGTGGTGCCGCACCACAACCTGGGAAGCTACCTGACGGCGACGCTCGACAACCTGGCCGCCCAGAGCTACCGGAACATCGAGATCGTCGTCGTGGACGATGCGTCGACGGATGCGCAAAGCCTGCGCGTGATCGATGAGCTCGCGTTCAAGGAAGACGCCCGTCTCAAGATCGCTCGCCTCACGGCGAACGTCGGCCTGGCGGCGGCGAGAAACATCGGCGTTCGTCTTGCAACGGGCCGCTACGTGCTGACGCTGGATGCCGATGACTTGATCCATCCGCGCTTCCTTGAGGTCGGCGTGGCTGCGCTGGAGAACAGCGCGGAATTCGACATCGTCGTGACCCCCGCCGGGTACTTCCTCGACGGAGAGGCAGAGCCCACACCGGGGGAGGCGGCGAACTTCTGCGACTACGCGATGTTCTCCGGCGAGGCCGTGGTTGCCGGTCTTCTGGAGAACCGGTTCTCTACCGCGACGGCGCTGTTCAGGAAATCGGCACTCGACGATTTCCCATACGTGGAGAGTTTGAACTGCTACGAAGACTGGTCGCTGTTCATGAGGATGTGCGATGCAGGCCGGCGATTCCTCGTCACGACGGATGTTTTCTTCTTCTACAGAAGAAGATTGAATTCGATGGTCCATGCGTCGCGCGATCTCGCTCGCAAGCGCATCGAATACGGCGATCTGTTGCGAACCAGTGCTCCCCACGCGGTCGCGCAGAAATCCAGGCACTTGCTGATCGGAATCGGCGCAGCGGTGGCCGGCAACCAGGCCGGTGCAGAACCGAAGGTGATCGAAGAGCCGCTGGACAATACCGAGGCCACGGCCGAGGAGCTCATCCAAGGGCTCTTCGGACCTGGGGGACAGTACGACGAGCAAGTCGTTTTCGCGAGCCTCAAGGCGTCCCGTTGGCTGGAGCGCAAGGTGCCCTGGATGATTCGGGGCAGCATGCTCGCGGCGCGTTGGACATGGCGGGCCTATCGTTTCGTTCGTGGCAGGCGGTGA
- a CDS encoding glycosyltransferase family protein: MFALQTPPVPYADPWLQPLSTRLAMLYRRKMRVAYFYEEPNNSTFRYRAYNMAHVLNDDAAGHVSASYFFLSDSERFDEIADAADLLVICRSRYCHRVNGLVTKFRARRKRVLFDVDDLVFDSDYAHLVVATLGLDVTQNGLWDDWFAMIARMGQTLKLCDGAITTNDFLAQKLADYSGLPVHVVPNFMNREQLALAQSVFAEKERARFAGNGKVTLGYFSGSPSHRLDYAIVESALAEVLALRPEAEVMVVGYIDHGPVMREFAHRVSRQPFHDYVNLQRLLGTVQFNLMPLQSNAFTDCKSELKYFEAASVGTLSIASPSFTYRRAIRDGENGYLAKAHEWAEVILRAMDRSDAYESMAQEARSDALSKFGWQEQTGAVLRALQLAR; the protein is encoded by the coding sequence ATGTTTGCACTGCAAACCCCGCCCGTTCCCTATGCGGATCCCTGGCTTCAGCCGCTCTCGACCCGGCTGGCCATGCTGTACCGGCGCAAAATGCGGGTGGCCTATTTCTACGAAGAGCCGAACAACAGCACGTTTCGCTACCGGGCCTACAACATGGCTCACGTACTCAACGACGACGCGGCGGGCCACGTCTCGGCGAGCTATTTTTTCCTGTCCGACAGCGAGCGCTTCGACGAGATCGCCGACGCCGCCGATCTGCTGGTCATCTGCCGTTCGCGCTACTGCCATCGGGTCAATGGCCTCGTCACCAAGTTCCGCGCGCGCCGAAAACGCGTGCTGTTCGATGTCGACGATCTGGTCTTCGACTCCGACTATGCACACCTAGTGGTCGCCACTCTGGGCCTGGATGTCACGCAGAACGGCCTCTGGGACGACTGGTTCGCGATGATCGCCCGCATGGGCCAGACGCTGAAACTGTGCGATGGCGCGATCACGACCAACGACTTTCTTGCGCAGAAGCTCGCGGACTACTCGGGCCTGCCGGTGCACGTGGTGCCGAACTTCATGAACCGGGAGCAGCTCGCGCTCGCGCAGAGCGTCTTTGCGGAGAAGGAGCGGGCACGTTTTGCCGGCAACGGCAAGGTGACGCTCGGCTACTTCAGCGGTTCGCCTTCGCATCGCCTCGACTACGCGATCGTCGAGTCCGCACTGGCCGAGGTGCTGGCCCTGCGGCCGGAGGCTGAGGTCATGGTCGTCGGCTACATCGATCATGGGCCGGTGATGCGGGAGTTCGCCCACCGTGTCAGCCGACAGCCTTTTCATGACTACGTGAACCTCCAGCGCCTGCTCGGGACGGTGCAGTTCAACCTCATGCCGCTGCAGTCGAATGCGTTCACCGACTGCAAATCCGAGTTGAAGTATTTCGAGGCGGCGAGCGTCGGCACCCTGAGCATCGCTTCGCCGAGCTTCACCTATCGCCGAGCCATCCGCGACGGCGAAAACGGCTACCTGGCCAAGGCGCACGAATGGGCCGAAGTCATCCTGCGCGCCATGGACCGCAGCGACGCCTACGAATCGATGGCGCAGGAAGCGCGCAGCGATGCGCTGTCGAAGTTCGGCTGGCAGGAGCAGACGGGGGCGGTTTTGCGTGCATTGCAGCTTGCCCGGTAG
- a CDS encoding NeuD/PglB/VioB family sugar acetyltransferase, with protein MTLLIYGAGGLGREVLSALQTCGEHVSGFVIDPGFPVPDMRGLQVRAERLETLWTPAVRLVLAVGDGRARQRAAQSLDAGAEFVMVRHPAAVIGSRVSIDAGAMLIGPCSITTDVSIGSHTLINPGCTIAHDCVLEDFANLGPSCALAGRVTVREGANLGVGVSVAPGVVIGAWSTVGAGAVVIRDVEPGTTVVGVPARLIQRRGDISPAAIKIPRP; from the coding sequence ATGACTCTGTTGATCTATGGCGCAGGCGGACTGGGTCGGGAAGTGCTGTCCGCCCTGCAGACATGCGGGGAACACGTGTCCGGTTTCGTTATCGACCCCGGCTTCCCGGTGCCGGACATGCGAGGCCTGCAGGTGCGGGCCGAACGTCTGGAGACTTTGTGGACCCCTGCTGTGCGCCTCGTGCTGGCGGTGGGGGATGGCCGAGCGCGTCAACGTGCTGCACAGTCGCTGGATGCAGGCGCCGAGTTCGTCATGGTGCGGCATCCGGCCGCGGTGATCGGTTCTCGCGTCTCGATCGATGCGGGTGCCATGCTCATCGGCCCGTGCAGCATCACGACGGACGTTTCGATCGGGTCCCACACGCTGATCAATCCTGGTTGCACGATCGCCCACGATTGCGTGCTGGAGGACTTCGCCAATCTCGGCCCTTCGTGCGCTCTTGCGGGACGCGTCACGGTTCGAGAGGGCGCCAACCTGGGTGTCGGCGTCTCGGTGGCACCAGGTGTCGTGATCGGCGCCTGGTCGACGGTGGGCGCCGGCGCGGTGGTGATACGCGACGTCGAACCTGGAACCACCGTCGTCGGCGTTCCGGCGCGTCTCATCCAGCGCAGGGGCGACATTTCCCCGGCGGCGATCAAAATCCCGCGACCGTGA